From the Coriobacteriia bacterium genome, the window CGAACCGCTTGTACTTCTCGGAAGGCCGGAGGCGCGGTTGTCGCTTTCGGTGGACCGGCCACTCGCGTTGGTGTCGGTGCGGCTGTGCGACATCGCGCCGAGCGGCGCGTCGACGCTTGTGAGTGCCGGGCTGCTCAACCTCGCCCACCGAGAAGGCCACGAACACCCGGCCGCGCTCGTGCCGGGTGGGACCTACCAGATTACTGTCGCGCTCAACCTCACGAGCCAGCGCATCGCGGCCGGGCACACGTTACGGCTTTCGGTGAGTCCCACGTACTGGCCGCAAGCGTGGCCGTCACCGGAGGCGGTCGCGCTCACGGTGCACACCGGTGGCGCGAGTACGCTCGTGTTGCCGATACGCTCGGCGCAACCGCACGACGCGACGCCGCCGCTATTCGGGCCTGCGGTCGAGTCCGGGCCGCTGCGCGGCACCATCGCCAGCGTCGCCGACCGCGCGCGGGCTGTGCGGCGCGACGAGGGAGACGGCGTGCTCGTGACCGAGGACCGCACTACGGTCGCCGAGTCGATATCGGCCACGTCGACCGAGTATCGGGAGACGGCCCTCGACCGCTGGACGATCGAGCCGGACGACCCGCTGTCCGCCGCCGTCGACTGCGAGCGGGAGATCACGATCGAGCGTGGGGAGTGGCGTGTACGAATCGTCACGACCGCGCGACAGACCTGCGATGCGACACACGTCCATACGCGCTCGGGAATCGACGCGTACGAGGGCGACGAGCTCGTGTTCACCGACCGACGCACGCACGCCGCGCCTCGGCACCTCTACTAGAGCCGCGTGTCACCCCGAAGCGGTACTCTGCTGGCATGACCTCACTTCCCGACATCGCTCATGCGACCGCCTCTCGTAACGACCTGCTACCCGCAGGTGCGCCGGTGCTCGCGCTGGTCTCCGGCGGCGCGGACTCGATGGCGCTGCTCCACCTGCTTGCTGCAGGTGACCTTGCGCCGGGCTCGCCGCTCTCGGTGCTGCACGTCAACCACATGCTGCGCGGGGCCGATGCCGATGCCGACGCCGACTTCGTCGCCGAGCAGTGCGCCGCGCTCGGCATCGCGTGCCGTGTCGTGCGCTTCGACGTTGCTTCGTACGCCGAGGAGGACGCGCTCAACCTCGAGGATGCCGGTAGGCGCGTGCGCTACCGATTCGCCGACGAGGAGCTCGACGCGTTGTGCGAGAGCGCGGGCGTCTCGCCGCTGCGAGGACGCATCGCGGTGGCCCACAACCGTGACGACCGCGTGGAGACGTTTCTCGCGCGCGTGATCAACGGCGCGGGTTCCGGCGGGCTTGCTTCCATCGCGTACCGTCGCGACCGCATCGTCCGTCCGCTGCTCGACTGCGACCGTGCGACAATCCGCGACTGGCTGCGGTCGCGCTGTGGCGCGTGGCGTGAGGACGCGACCAACACCGATACCACGCGGCAACGCGCGTTCGTCCGCCACGAGCTGGTGCCCGTGTTTGAGCGTGCCAACCCCATCTTCCGAGAGACGCTGGCTCGCTCGATGGATCTGCTCGCCGACGACGATGCGCTGCTCACCACGATGGCCGTCGCGTTTGGGCACGACTTCGCCGAGACGGACCCGGGCGTCAGCGTCGCCTTCGACCGCGAGTGGATGTGCACGCTGGATCGCGCGATGGGGCGCCGGGCGATCCGCTCGGCGCTGCTCGGCTGCTTTCCCGATGCGTCGCGGCTCGAGGCGGCGCACGTCGAGGCGATCGTCGACGGTCTCTCCGAGGACGCCTTTGCGCGCGACCTGCCGAGCGGACTGCGAGCGGAGACCGAGTACGGTAGACTAATCGTCTCGCGCGCGGGGGAGGCCTCGCGGGCGGTGGCACCTTCCTTGCTCCCCATACCCGGTACCGCCGACCTCGGTCCGGCGGGGCTGATCGTGGCCGAGGAGGTGGATCCCTCGAACCTCGTGGGAACGCCGGACTCGATCACGGTCGACGCTGGTAGCCTGGATCGGCTCGTCGTAGACGGGCCGCGCCCCGGAGACCGGATGCGGCCCCTCGGCATGGACGGCACTCGCAAGCTCTCTGACCTGCTCGTTGACGCGAAGGTACCGCGTCGGAACCGCGGCGCGACTCCGGTCGTGCGCGACGGTGAGCGGATCGTGTGGCTGGCGGGGGTACGAATGAGTGAGGAGTACCGAATCGGGGCCAGCACGGCTCGGGCGGTACGGCTGACGTGGTACCGGGAGGGCTCCGGGCACGAGTGAGGGACCGGTCTTTCGACGCGGGGAAGGGCACACGACCACATGGATCTGCATTCAGGCATCTCGCACGTTGTGTTGAGCGAGGACGACATCCAGCGGCGCGTTCACGAGCTGGGTGCGCAGATCAGCGCCGACTATGGCGATGAGCCGGTCCTGCTCGTCGCGGTGCTCCGTGGCGCGGCGATCTTCGTTGCCGACCTCGCCAGAGCGGTGTCATCACCGGTCGAGCTCGACTTCATGGCGGTGTCGAGCTATGGCTCAGCGACCAAGAGCAGTGGCGTTGTGCGGATTCTCAAGGACCTCGATGAGAACATCGAGGGGCGTCACGTGCTTGTGTGCGAGGACATCCTCGACACAGGTCTGACGCTCAAGTACCTGCTCAAGAACCTTGCATCTCGCAAGCCCGCTTCACTCGAGATCGTCGCCCTCTTGAGCAAACAGGGTAAGCAGCGGGTACCTATCGACTGTAAGTACGTCGGATTCGACGTCGAGGACGAGTTCGTCGTCGGCTACGGTCTCGACTACGCTGAGCGTTACCGCAATTTGCCCTATATCGGCGTTTTGAAGCCGGAGATATACGCAGACTAGACGCGCTGGATGCGCGCATCCCCGAGGAGATCCGGGACCGTGAACAAGAACTTCCGCACCGTACTGTTGTACCTGGTTCTGCTGGCCGTCCTGGTCTGGGTCGTCATGGCCTCGATCAAGGGCAATACCGCAGGCCCCACTCCGCTACCCACGAGCGACTTTGTGGCGGCGGCCAAAGACGGACGCATCGCCAACGTCACGTACGTGGTTCGTGACAACAAGCTCGCCGGAGCCTACTGGGACTCGGCTGAGGCGAAGAGCGCCAAGTCCGACCCTAAGCCGTTCACCTCGACATACGTGGGCAGCGACAGCCTGGCCGAGCTCATGGCAGAGGCCAAGACCAAGTTCGGCACCACCTACGACGTGGATGCGTCGGGTCCAAGCCCGCTCATCACCATCATCTCGTCTGTGCTGCCTATCCTGCTTCTGGTCGTGGTGATGTTCTTCTTCCTCAATCAGATGCAGGGCGGCAACTCCAAGATCATGAACTTCGGCAAAGCCAAGGCTAAGAGGATGACGCGTGACCAGCCGCGCATCACCTTCAAGGACGTGGCTGGCGCCGATGAGGCCATCGAAGAACTCCAGGAGATCAAGGAGTTCCTCGCCAACCCGGGCAAGTTCCAGGCGTTGGGCGCCAAGATTCCCAAGGGCGTCTTGCTCGTCGGCCCTCCGGGTACCGGCAAGACGCTGCTCGCCCGCGCGGTTGCCGGTGAGGCTGCCGTGCCGTTCTTCTCGATCTCAGGTTCGGACTTCGTCGAGATGTTCGTCGGCGTGGGCGCTTCGCGCGTCCGCGACCTCTTCGAACAGGCCAAGGCCGCAAGCCCCTGCATCATCTTCGTCGACGAGATCGACGCGGTCGGCCGCCAGCGTGGTGCCGGCCTCGGCGGCGGTCACGACGAGCGCGAGCAGACGCTCAACCAGCTGCTCGTCGAGATGGACGGCTTCGACATCAAGGACAACGTCATCCTCATCGCGGCGACCAACCGCCCCGACATCCTCGACCCTGCATTGCTGCGTCCGGGCCGCTTCGACCGCCAGGTTGTCGTCGATCGCCCCGACCTGAAGGGTCGCCTCGGTATTCTGCAGATTCACGCCAAGGGCAAGCCCCTCACCGATGAGATCGACCTCGAGGTGCTCGCTCGTCGCACGCCGGGCTTCACCGGTGCCGACCTCGCCAACCTCGTCAACGAGGCGGCGCTGCTCGCCGCCCGTCATGGCAAGAAGAAGATCGACATGATCGAGCTCGAAGAGGGAATCGACCGCGTCGTGGCGGGTCCCGAGCGGAAAAGCCGCCTGATCTCCGACGAGGAGAAGAAGGTAATCGCGTTCCACGAGGCAGGTCATGCGGTCGTGGGTCACGTTCTTCCCCACGGTGACCAGATCCACAAGGTCACGATCATCCCGCGCGGGCGCTCGCTCGGCTCGACCTGGCACCTGCCGGAGGAAGAGAAGTTCCTCGGCTCCAAGACCGAGATGCTGTGCGACCTCGCCAGCCTGCTCGGCGGGCGCGTCGCCGAGGAGATCGCCATTGGAGACGTGACCACCGGCGCCTCAAACGACATCGATCGGGCGACCAAGCTCGCCAAGCAAATGGTGACTCGCTTCGGTATGAGCGAGAAGCTCGGACCGCAGACGTTCGGCGAAGCCAATCACGAGGTGTTCCTCGGCAGGGACTTCTCGGCGAACGCTGACTACTCGCCCGAGGTCGCCTACGAGATCGACAAGGAGGTCGCGCGGCTCATCGACGAGGCGTACGAGAAGGCGCGCACCATCCTGACCGAGCATCGTGCAACGCTGGACCTCATGGCGTCGGTGCTTGTCGAGCGCGAGACGATTGACAAGGGCGAGCTTGAAGCCCTGCTCAACGACAAGTGGGACGAGTTCCTCGCCAACGAGCCCGTCAAGAGCGATGACGACGCGGATCCGGGTGCCGATGAGCCGGACGGCGGCGTGACCATCGCGCCCGAGGACGCCGAGTCGGACGCGGATGCTGAGACCCCGATCGCGCCGGGCGTGCCGCCCGCGCTCAATACCTGACGTGGATCGCGAGCGCATCGAACAAGGTGTGCGCCTCATCCTCGAGGGTATCGGGGAGGACGCGAGTCGCGAGGGCCTGCTCGACACGCCGCGCCGTGTGGCCGACATGTACGAGGAGATCTTCGCCGGTCTTGAGCAAGACGCAGGCGAGCACTTCAACGTGACGTTCAACGAGGGCCATCAGGAGATGGTCCTCGTGCGTGACATCCCGCTCTACTCGGTATGCGAGCATCACCTCGTGCCGTTCATGGGCAGGGCGCACGTCGCCTACATCCCAGGTGCGGACGGCCGTATCTGCGGCCTGTCGAAACTCGCGCGCGTCGTCGATGTGTTCGCGAAGCGGCCGCAGGTGCAGGAGCGGCTCACCTCGCAGGTAGCCGACACCATCGTCGAGCACCTCGACCCAGCCGGTGTGATCGTGGTCATCGAGGCCGAGCACCTGTGCATGTCGATGCGCGGCGTCAAGAAGCCCGGCTCCGAGACGGTGACGAGCGCGGTGCGCGGCATCTTCAAGCAGAAGGCCGCCACGCGCGCCGAAGCGATGTCGCTCATCACCGACCGCTCCCGCCGATGAGCGAGCCGGCCGTGTGGCACTGCGGTCGCTTCGATCTGGCGCTCGACGCCCCGCTGGTCATGGGCATTCTCAACGTCACCCCCGATAGCTTCTCCGACGGCGGCCTGCACGACGACCCCATTGCGGCCGTCGCGTGGGGTGAGCGTCTCATCGGGGAGGGCGCGGCGATTCTCGACATCGGTGGCGAGTCGACCCGACCGGGTTCCGATCCGCTGTGCCCTGCCGAGGAACTCTCGCGCGTACGCCCCATCGTCATGCGTTTCGCCGATGCCGACGTCCCCGTCTCTATCGACACACGCCACGCCGAAGTCGCGGCCGCCTGCGTCGAGGCCGGCGCGAGCATCATCAACGACGTCTCAGGCTTCCGCGAGCGCGCGATGGTCGAGGTCGCTGCGGGCTGCGATGCGGGCGTCGTCATCATGCACATGCTGGGTGAGCCCGGGACGATGCAACGCGAGCCCCACTACGCCGACGTCGTCGGTGAGGTTGGCGGCTACCTGCTCGCGCAGGCGGCCACGCTGGAGGCGGCGGGAGTCGCACGGGAGCGCATCACGCTGGACCCCGGCATCGGTTTCGGCAAGACGCTCGAGCACAACCTCGCGCTGCTTGACGGCCTGCCCCGGCTGGTCGAGCTGGGCTACCCGCTTGTGCTCGGCGTGTCGCGCAAACGCTTCATCGGCGAGATCACCGGGGTGGACGATGCGGCCAAACGACTCGGCGGTTCCGTCGCGGCAGCCATGGCGTGCGTGGAGCGTGGTGCGGCTGTCGTTCGCGTGCATGACGTCGGTGCCACGGTGCAGGCCCTGCGGGTCGTCTCGGTGCTGAGCGCGCCGGTGCAGACCGCATCCGCCGAGTAGCGCGGCGACAGCGCGCTGTTGCGGCTTCGCTCGGCGATTCCTGCAGGTATCGGCGGTGTTTCACACGAGTTCACAAATCGTGCCTGCGCACCGCTCCACTCTGATAGAATGTCCGCGACTTGGAGGGGGTGCGGCTGCCCGGCACGCCGCTGCCCAAACCGCTCTGGAGGAAACATGTCCAACCTGCCGCTGTTCCTTGGCTTGGGCGCGGGCGTTCTCGCCGCCGTCTTCGCCGCGTTCCTCGTGATGA encodes:
- the tilS gene encoding tRNA lysidine(34) synthetase TilS, producing MTSLPDIAHATASRNDLLPAGAPVLALVSGGADSMALLHLLAAGDLAPGSPLSVLHVNHMLRGADADADADFVAEQCAALGIACRVVRFDVASYAEEDALNLEDAGRRVRYRFADEELDALCESAGVSPLRGRIAVAHNRDDRVETFLARVINGAGSGGLASIAYRRDRIVRPLLDCDRATIRDWLRSRCGAWREDATNTDTTRQRAFVRHELVPVFERANPIFRETLARSMDLLADDDALLTTMAVAFGHDFAETDPGVSVAFDREWMCTLDRAMGRRAIRSALLGCFPDASRLEAAHVEAIVDGLSEDAFARDLPSGLRAETEYGRLIVSRAGEASRAVAPSLLPIPGTADLGPAGLIVAEEVDPSNLVGTPDSITVDAGSLDRLVVDGPRPGDRMRPLGMDGTRKLSDLLVDAKVPRRNRGATPVVRDGERIVWLAGVRMSEEYRIGASTARAVRLTWYREGSGHE
- the hpt gene encoding hypoxanthine phosphoribosyltransferase, producing MDLHSGISHVVLSEDDIQRRVHELGAQISADYGDEPVLLVAVLRGAAIFVADLARAVSSPVELDFMAVSSYGSATKSSGVVRILKDLDENIEGRHVLVCEDILDTGLTLKYLLKNLASRKPASLEIVALLSKQGKQRVPIDCKYVGFDVEDEFVVGYGLDYAERYRNLPYIGVLKPEIYAD
- a CDS encoding ATP-dependent zinc metalloprotease FtsH — protein: MRASPRRSGTVNKNFRTVLLYLVLLAVLVWVVMASIKGNTAGPTPLPTSDFVAAAKDGRIANVTYVVRDNKLAGAYWDSAEAKSAKSDPKPFTSTYVGSDSLAELMAEAKTKFGTTYDVDASGPSPLITIISSVLPILLLVVVMFFFLNQMQGGNSKIMNFGKAKAKRMTRDQPRITFKDVAGADEAIEELQEIKEFLANPGKFQALGAKIPKGVLLVGPPGTGKTLLARAVAGEAAVPFFSISGSDFVEMFVGVGASRVRDLFEQAKAASPCIIFVDEIDAVGRQRGAGLGGGHDEREQTLNQLLVEMDGFDIKDNVILIAATNRPDILDPALLRPGRFDRQVVVDRPDLKGRLGILQIHAKGKPLTDEIDLEVLARRTPGFTGADLANLVNEAALLAARHGKKKIDMIELEEGIDRVVAGPERKSRLISDEEKKVIAFHEAGHAVVGHVLPHGDQIHKVTIIPRGRSLGSTWHLPEEEKFLGSKTEMLCDLASLLGGRVAEEIAIGDVTTGASNDIDRATKLAKQMVTRFGMSEKLGPQTFGEANHEVFLGRDFSANADYSPEVAYEIDKEVARLIDEAYEKARTILTEHRATLDLMASVLVERETIDKGELEALLNDKWDEFLANEPVKSDDDADPGADEPDGGVTIAPEDAESDADAETPIAPGVPPALNT
- the folE gene encoding GTP cyclohydrolase I FolE, with the protein product MDRERIEQGVRLILEGIGEDASREGLLDTPRRVADMYEEIFAGLEQDAGEHFNVTFNEGHQEMVLVRDIPLYSVCEHHLVPFMGRAHVAYIPGADGRICGLSKLARVVDVFAKRPQVQERLTSQVADTIVEHLDPAGVIVVIEAEHLCMSMRGVKKPGSETVTSAVRGIFKQKAATRAEAMSLITDRSRR
- the folP gene encoding dihydropteroate synthase, encoding MSEPAVWHCGRFDLALDAPLVMGILNVTPDSFSDGGLHDDPIAAVAWGERLIGEGAAILDIGGESTRPGSDPLCPAEELSRVRPIVMRFADADVPVSIDTRHAEVAAACVEAGASIINDVSGFRERAMVEVAAGCDAGVVIMHMLGEPGTMQREPHYADVVGEVGGYLLAQAATLEAAGVARERITLDPGIGFGKTLEHNLALLDGLPRLVELGYPLVLGVSRKRFIGEITGVDDAAKRLGGSVAAAMACVERGAAVVRVHDVGATVQALRVVSVLSAPVQTASAE